The following proteins come from a genomic window of Malus domestica chromosome 02, GDT2T_hap1:
- the LOC103406791 gene encoding ATP-dependent 6-phosphofructokinase 3-like isoform X1 has product MHSVYSSSSAIVSLKGTGISDFSNPVSGSRTWLKSSSGSGQKVGCFSRSQMENMGNKVVVGTGGYVLEDVPHFSDYIPHLPTYPNPLQDNPAYSVVKQYFVNVDDTVAQKIVVHNNSPRGTHFRRAGPRQRVYFESDDVHACIVTCGGLCPGLNTVIREIVCGLHHMYGVKRVLGIDGGYRGFYSRNTIPLTPKSVNDIHKRGGTILGTSRGGHNTTKIVDSIQDRGINQVYIIGGDGTQKGASVIYEEIKRRGLKVAVAGIPKTIDNDIPVIDRSFGFDTAVEEAQRAINAAHVESESIENGIGVVKLMGRYSGFIAMYATLASRDVDCCLIPESPFYLEGPGGLFEYIEKRLIENGHMVIVMAEGAGQELLSESIHSMTKQDASGNKLLQDVGLWISQKIKDHFKEGNKMSINLKYIDPTYMIRAVPSNASDNVYCTLLAQSAVHGAMAGYTGFTVGPVNGRHSYIPFHRIIEQQNKVVITDRMWARLLSSTNQPSFLSTKDVIEDKAEEPPTQLLDHENGLEVNLLNKKINSACN; this is encoded by the exons ATGCATTCAGTTTACAGTTCTTCCTCTGCAATCGTTTCACTGAAGGGTACAGGTATTTCGGATTTTTCGAACCCGGTTTCGGGTTCCAGAACTTGGTTGAAGAGTTCTTCGGGTTCGGGTCAGAAAGTCGGGTGCTTTTCTCGTTCCCAGATGGAGAACATGGGTAATAAGGTGGTGGTCGGCACCGGTGGTTATGTTCTCGAAGATGTTCCTCATTTCTCGGATTACATTCCTCATCTGCCG ACCTACCCAAATCCGTTGCAAGACAATCCTGCATACTCAGTTGTCAA GCAGTATTTTGTTAATGTGGATGACACTGTTGCCCAAAAG ATCGTTGTTCACAACAATAGTCCAAGGGGCACACATTTCCGGCGGGCAGGACCGCGTCAAAGA GTGTATTTCGAGTCGGATGATGTTCATGCCTGTATTGTGACATGTGGGGGTCTATGTCCTGGACTCAACACAGTGATTAGGGAGATAGTATGTGGCTTGCACCATATGTATGGTGTCAAGAGAGTTCTCGGAATTGAT GGAGGATACCGGGGATTTTATTCACGTAATACGATTCCTTTGACTCCTAAGAGCGTGAACGACATCCATAAACGTGGTGGAACAATCCTTGGGACATCTCGTGGTGGCCACAATACCACAAAGATCGTTGACAGCATTCAAGATCGCGGAATCAATCAG GTTTACATAATTGGAGGAGATGGAACCCAAAAGGGTGCATCTGTGATATATGAG GAAATTAAGCGACGAGGTCTCAAAGTAGCAGTAGCCGGAATCCCCAAAACCATCGACAATGACATTCCG GTTATCGATAGGTCCTTTGGCTTTGACACTGCCGTTGAGGAGGCGCAACGTGCAATTAATGCAGCGCATGTCGAATCTGAAAGCATTGAGAATGGCATTGGTGTTGTAAAGCTGATGGGTCGCTACAGCG GGTTTATCGCTATGTATGCAACGCTTGCAAGCCGGGATGTAGACTGCTGCTTAATTCCTGAATCACCCTTTTACCTAGAAGGCCCGGGTGGACTTTTCGAGTACATAGAGAAACGACTCATAGAAAATGGGCACATGGTCATAGTCATGGCCGAAGGTGCAGGCCAGGAGCTTCTTTCTGAGAGCATTCATTCCATGACCAAACAGGACGCTTCAGGAAACAAGCTTCTCCAAGATGTTGGACTATGGATTTCCCAGAAGATCAAG GATCATTTTAAGGAGGGGAACAAAATGAGCATAAACCTCAAATATATAG ATCCTACGTATATGATCCGAGCGGTTCCAAGCAATGCATCTGATAACGTGTACTGCACGCTCCTTGCTCAAAGCGCCGTCCATGGAGCAATGGCAGGTTATACAGGATTTACAGTTGGGCCTGTCAATGGGAGACATTCTTATATACCCTTCCAT AGAATCATTGAGCAGCAGAACAAGGTTGTGATAACTGACAGAATGTGGGCGCGGCTCCTATCTTCGACAAACCAGCCGAGCTTCTTGAGTACCAAAGATGTCATCGAGGACAAGGCGGAAGAACCACCAACCCAGTTGCTGGATCACGAAAATGGTTTGGAGGTCAACTTGTTGAACAAGAAAATCAACTCTGCTTGTAATTGA
- the LOC103406791 gene encoding ATP-dependent 6-phosphofructokinase 3-like isoform X2 codes for MENMGNKVVVGTGGYVLEDVPHFSDYIPHLPTYPNPLQDNPAYSVVKQYFVNVDDTVAQKIVVHNNSPRGTHFRRAGPRQRVYFESDDVHACIVTCGGLCPGLNTVIREIVCGLHHMYGVKRVLGIDGGYRGFYSRNTIPLTPKSVNDIHKRGGTILGTSRGGHNTTKIVDSIQDRGINQVYIIGGDGTQKGASVIYEEIKRRGLKVAVAGIPKTIDNDIPVIDRSFGFDTAVEEAQRAINAAHVESESIENGIGVVKLMGRYSGFIAMYATLASRDVDCCLIPESPFYLEGPGGLFEYIEKRLIENGHMVIVMAEGAGQELLSESIHSMTKQDASGNKLLQDVGLWISQKIKDHFKEGNKMSINLKYIDPTYMIRAVPSNASDNVYCTLLAQSAVHGAMAGYTGFTVGPVNGRHSYIPFHRIIEQQNKVVITDRMWARLLSSTNQPSFLSTKDVIEDKAEEPPTQLLDHENGLEVNLLNKKINSACN; via the exons ATGGAGAACATGGGTAATAAGGTGGTGGTCGGCACCGGTGGTTATGTTCTCGAAGATGTTCCTCATTTCTCGGATTACATTCCTCATCTGCCG ACCTACCCAAATCCGTTGCAAGACAATCCTGCATACTCAGTTGTCAA GCAGTATTTTGTTAATGTGGATGACACTGTTGCCCAAAAG ATCGTTGTTCACAACAATAGTCCAAGGGGCACACATTTCCGGCGGGCAGGACCGCGTCAAAGA GTGTATTTCGAGTCGGATGATGTTCATGCCTGTATTGTGACATGTGGGGGTCTATGTCCTGGACTCAACACAGTGATTAGGGAGATAGTATGTGGCTTGCACCATATGTATGGTGTCAAGAGAGTTCTCGGAATTGAT GGAGGATACCGGGGATTTTATTCACGTAATACGATTCCTTTGACTCCTAAGAGCGTGAACGACATCCATAAACGTGGTGGAACAATCCTTGGGACATCTCGTGGTGGCCACAATACCACAAAGATCGTTGACAGCATTCAAGATCGCGGAATCAATCAG GTTTACATAATTGGAGGAGATGGAACCCAAAAGGGTGCATCTGTGATATATGAG GAAATTAAGCGACGAGGTCTCAAAGTAGCAGTAGCCGGAATCCCCAAAACCATCGACAATGACATTCCG GTTATCGATAGGTCCTTTGGCTTTGACACTGCCGTTGAGGAGGCGCAACGTGCAATTAATGCAGCGCATGTCGAATCTGAAAGCATTGAGAATGGCATTGGTGTTGTAAAGCTGATGGGTCGCTACAGCG GGTTTATCGCTATGTATGCAACGCTTGCAAGCCGGGATGTAGACTGCTGCTTAATTCCTGAATCACCCTTTTACCTAGAAGGCCCGGGTGGACTTTTCGAGTACATAGAGAAACGACTCATAGAAAATGGGCACATGGTCATAGTCATGGCCGAAGGTGCAGGCCAGGAGCTTCTTTCTGAGAGCATTCATTCCATGACCAAACAGGACGCTTCAGGAAACAAGCTTCTCCAAGATGTTGGACTATGGATTTCCCAGAAGATCAAG GATCATTTTAAGGAGGGGAACAAAATGAGCATAAACCTCAAATATATAG ATCCTACGTATATGATCCGAGCGGTTCCAAGCAATGCATCTGATAACGTGTACTGCACGCTCCTTGCTCAAAGCGCCGTCCATGGAGCAATGGCAGGTTATACAGGATTTACAGTTGGGCCTGTCAATGGGAGACATTCTTATATACCCTTCCAT AGAATCATTGAGCAGCAGAACAAGGTTGTGATAACTGACAGAATGTGGGCGCGGCTCCTATCTTCGACAAACCAGCCGAGCTTCTTGAGTACCAAAGATGTCATCGAGGACAAGGCGGAAGAACCACCAACCCAGTTGCTGGATCACGAAAATGGTTTGGAGGTCAACTTGTTGAACAAGAAAATCAACTCTGCTTGTAATTGA
- the LOC103453102 gene encoding AP-4 complex subunit sigma → MGIRFILMVNKQGQTRLAQYYEYLTLEERRALEAEIVRKCLARNEQQCSFVEHRNYKIVYRRYASLFFLVGVDNDENELAILEFIHLLVETMDRHFGNVCELDIMFHLEKAHFMLEEMVMNGCIVETSKSNILAPIQLMDKMT, encoded by the exons ATGGGGATCAGATTCATACTTATGGTGAACAAGCAGGGGCAGACCCGACTTGCCCAATACTACGAATACCTCACTCTCGAAGAACGGCGAGCTCTTGAAGCTGAAATCGTCCGCAAATGCCTCGCCCGCAACGAGCAAcag TGTTCGTTTGTTGAGCACCGGAACTACAAAATTGTGTACAGGCGCTATGCTTCGTTGTTTTTTCTGGTTGGAGTCGACAATGATGAA AATGAGCTTGCAATTTTGGAATTCATACATCTGTTGGTTGAAACCATGGATCGCCATTTCGGCAATGTG TGTGAACTAGACATCATGTTCCATTTGGAGAAAGCGCATTTCATGCTAGAAGAAATGGTCATGAATGGATGCATTGTTGAGACGAGTAAGTCTAACATTCTGGCACCGATACAGCTGATGGACAAAATGACTTAG
- the LOC103449880 gene encoding uncharacterized protein yields the protein MAQSAPFLLHLFILNLFISFAINPSLCADSDDEFSILAFEIHGDYSPPSPPPVPPPPHPPPLSCQGGLNGIGSLDTICELNSSLILEDNVYIEGNGSLFILSGVNLSCPFLGCEIVVNISGEFSLGRNSMLIAGLVTVNASNASFLTGSVVNVTALAGAPPEQTSGTPDGLQGSGGGHGGRGASCVIDNTKLPDDVWGGDTYAWSSLNEPVSYGSKGGTTSKDEKYGGEGGGRIWLEARSSIELSGSVLADGGDGGIKGGGGSGGSIFVKARRMTGSGRISAVGGNGFAGGGGGRVSIKVFSRRDNTDIVAHGGRSLGCPENAGAAGTYYDAVPRRLIVNNHNLSTQTDTLLLEFPKQPLWTNVDIQNHAKALVPLYWSRVQVRGQIRLSCGAVLSFGLAHFASSEFELMAEELLMSDSVIKIFGALRMSVKMHLMWNSKMLIDGLADAIVATSLLEASNVVVLRGASVIHSNANLGVHGQGFLNLSGPGDLIEAQHLILSLFFSVNIGPGSSLRGPLESGGSNLTKPKLNCELPNCPMELLHPPEDCNMNSTLTFTLQICRVEDVIIQGSITGSVIHFHWVRAVEVHSSGVISASGLGCPGGIGRGKFFANGLGGGGGHGGKGGDGYYDGNFIDGGVSYGDADLPCELGSGSGNDSLAGATAGGGIIVMGSLERSLSSLSLDGSLRADGESFGEKYLEKNDRVFSNIGPGGGSGGTILLFVQTLALGNSTTISTVGGHGSPSGGGGGGGGRIHFHWSDIPVGDAYLPIASANGSIITGGGFGRGHGRAGQNGTVTGKACPRGLYGIFCEECPVGSFKNVSGSDRALCHACPSLELPHRAIYVTVRGGVTETPCPHKCISDRYHMPKCYTAFEELVYTFGGPWWFGFILLSVLILLALVLSVARMKYVTGDELPTPLPARQGSRLDHSFPFLESLNEVLETNRNEESQSHVHRMFFMGPNTFSEPWHLPHSPPEQVTEIVYEAAFNRFVDEINGLAAYQWWEGSVYSILCVFAYPLAWSWLQSRRKKKLQQLREYVRSEYDHSCLRSCRSRALYEGLKVAATSDLMLAYVDFYLGGDEKRAGLPPRLHQRFPLSLIFGGDGSYMAPFHLCSDNILTSLMSQSIPPTIWYRLVAGLNAQLRLVRCGHLKLTFGHVISWLETHANPTLRLYGVHVDLTWFQPTASGYSQFGLLMYAIDNESVPPILEGQDALFPRDYLSRTPRNHWENSFEHLRLIDHWMSQKRFSGGILHSKNLRTFKENKAICYPYSFVVYNGKPVGHQDLVGLFISILLLGDFSMVLLSLLQLYSISLLNFFLVLFILPLGLLFPFPAGISALFSRGPKRAAGLARIYALWNITSLINVGVAFTCGLIHYATHSRKKHSNFQSWNFSMDESEWWVLPCGLALCKLVQSRLIDCHVANQEIQDHSLYSSDPDVFWQS from the exons ATGGCTCAAAGCGCCCCGTTTCTTCTCCACCTTTTCATCCTCAACCTCTTCATCAGCTTCGCCATAAACCCTAGCCTCTGCGCTGATTCCGACgatgaattttcaattctcgcGTTCGAAATTCACGGGGACTACTCGCCTCCTTCTCCTCCGCCGGTTCCGCCGCCGCCCCACCCTCCCCCGCTCTCGTGCCAGGGGGGTCTCAATGGAATTGGGTCTCTGGACACCATTTGTGAGCTGAATTCAAGCTTGATTCTTGAAGATAATGTGTATATAGAAGGAAATGGGAGCTTATTTATACTTTCCGGTGTTAATTTGAGCTGCCCATTTTTAGGTTGCGAAATTGTGGTTAACATTAGTGGGGAATTCAGTTTAGGTAGAAATTCAATGCTTATTGCCGGGTTAGTTACGGTTAATGCTTCGAATGCGAGCTTTTTAACTGGTTCAGTGGTAAATGTTACGGCATTGGCGGGTGCACCTCCTGAGCAGACTAGTGGCACCCCCGACGGTCTTCAGGGTTCTGGTGGAGGGCATGGTGGGAGAGGTGCTAGTTGTGTGATTGATAATACGAAGCTCCCCGACGATGTTTGGGGCGGAGATACGTATGCTTGGTCATCGTTAAATGAGCCGGTGAGTTATGGGAGTAAGGGTGGAACAACTAGTAAGGATGAGAAGTATGGTGGGGAAGGAGGTGGGAGGATTTGGTTGGAGGCAAGAAGTTCAATTGAACTTAGTGGGAGTGTTTTGGCTGATGGCGGTGATGGTGGGATTAAGGGTGGTGGAGGGTCAGGGGGTAGCATATTTGTCAAAGCTCGTCGAAT GACTGGAAGTGGCAGGATAAGTGCAGTGGGGGGTAATGGATTtgcaggaggaggaggtggaagaGTTTCCATCAAAGTTTTCAGCAGGCGTGATAATACAGATATCGTTGCTCATG GGGGAAGGAGTTTAGGCTGTCCTGAAAATGCAGGTGCTGCAGGGACATATTATGATGCTGTTCCTCGGAGACTTATAGTCAATAATCATAACTTGTCCACACAGACTGACACGCTTCTGTTAGAGTTTCCCAAACAGCCACTTTGGACAAATGTTGATATCCAAAATCATGCCAAGGCTTTGGTTCCTTTGTATTGGAGCCGTGTTCAG GTTCGAGGTCAAATTCGTTTATCATGTGGTGCAGTTTTGAGTTTTGGTCTTGCACATTTTGCTTCATCAGAATTTGAGTTAATGGCAGAAGAGCTTCTGATGAGTGATTCTGTTATCAAG ATATTTGGGGCTCTTCGAATGTCTGTCAAAATGCACTTGATGTGGAATTCTAAAATGCTTATAGATGGTCTTGCTGATGCAATTGTGGCAACATCCTTGCTTGAGGCAAGCAATGTAGTGGTTCTCAGG GGGGCGTCCGTGATACATTCTAATGCAAATTTGGGAGTTCATGGACAAGGTTTCTTGAATTTGTCTGGGCCAGGAGATCTGATTGAAGCACAACACCTGATTCTGTCTTTATTTTTCAGTGTCAAT ATTGGACCTGGATCTTCACTGCGAGGGCCTCTGGAAAGTGGTGGTAGTAATTTGAC GAAACCCAAACTCAACTGTGAACTTCCAAACTGCCCCATGGAATTACTTCATCCACCCGAAGATTGTAACATGAACTCTACATTGACCTTCACTCTTCAG ATCTGTCGAGTTGAAGATGTTATTATTCAAGGCAGTATAACTGGATCTGTTATACATTTTCACTGGGTTAGAGCTGTAGAGGTCCACTCTTCTGGGGTAATTAGTGCATCTGGCCTAG GCTGCCCTGGTGGGATTGGTAGAGGAAAGTTTTTCGCAAATGGGCTTGGTGGCGGTGGTGGGCATGGTGGCAAAGGTGGGGATGGGTATTACGATGGAAATTTTATTGATGGTGGTGTTTCCTATGGAGATGCTGATTTGCCGTGTGAACTTGGTAGTGGTAGTGGAAATGATAGCCTAGCTGGTGCAACTGCAGGTGGTGGTATCATTG TAATGGGTTCATTGGAGCGCTCATTGTCAAGTTTGTCTCTTGATGGTTCACTTAGAGCCGACGGAGAATCCTTTGGAGAAAAATATCTGGAGAAAAATGATAGGGTCTTTTCAAATATAGGTCCTGGGGGTGGTTCTGGTGGAACTAttctattgtttgttcaaaCATTGGCACTTGGTAATTCTACTACAATCTCAACTGTTGGTGGACATGGTAGTcctagtggtggtggtggaggaggtggtggGAGGATTCACTTTCACTGGTCAGATATACCAGTTGGGGATGCATATCTACCCATAGCAAGTGCGAATGGAAGCATCATTACTGG GGGAGGCTTCGGTAGAGGTCATGGTCGGGCTGGACAAAATGGGACTGTTACCGGAAAGGCCTGTCCCAGAGGGCTTTATGGTATCTTTTGTGAG GAATGCCCTGTTGGCAGCTTTAAGAATGTGAGTGGCTCTGATAGAGCCCTTTGTCATGCTTGCCCATCTTTGGAGCTTCCACATCGTGCCATATATGTCACGGTTCGAG GTGGTGTCACTGAAACTCCATGTCCGCATAAGTGCATTTCTGATAGATATCACATGCCTAAGTGTTATACAGCATTTGAAGAGTTGGTTTACACTTTTGGCGGACCATGGTGGTTTGGTTTTATTCTGTTAAGCGTCCTCATCCTGTTAGCTCTTGTGCTTAGTGTTGCACGGATGAAGTATGTTACTGGAGACGAATTACCGACTCCTCTACCTGCTCGACAGGGCTCTCGTTTAGATCATTCCTTCCCTTTCCTGGAATCGTTGAATGAG GTTTTGGAAACAAATAGAAACGAGGAATCTCAGAGTCATGTGCATAGGATGTTTTTCATGGGGCCAAATACATTCAGTGAACCTTGGCATCtacctcattcccctccagaacAAGTCACAGAGATTGT GTATGAGGCTGCATTCAATAGATTTGTGGATGAGATAAATGGTTTAGCTGCTTATCAGTGGTGGGAAGGATCAGTCTACAGCATTCTTTGTGTGTTTGCCTATCCACTTGCCTGGTCATGGTTACAGAGTCGAAGGAAAAAGAAGTTACAACAACTTCGTGAATATGTTCGATCAGAatatgatcattcttgtttgcGTTCTTGTCGTTCACGTGCACTGTATGAAGGACTCAAG GTAGCTGCAACTTCTGATTTAATGCTTGCATACGTGGACTTTTACCTTGGTGGAGATGAGAAAAGAGCTGGTCTTCCTCCCCGTCTTCATCAGCGATTTCCATTGTCATTAATTTTTGGAGGAGATGGAAGTTACATGGCACCTTTCCATCTTTGCAGTGATAACATTCTCACTAGCCTCATGAGTCAG AGTATTCCACCTACCATCTGGTATCGGCTTGTAGCTGGTCTAAACGCTCAACTGCGATTGGTTCGGTGTGGTCACTTAAAGTTAACTTTTGGTCATGTTATCAGCTGGCTTGAAACGCATGCTAACCCTACTCTCAGGCTATATGGCGTACATGTTGATCTTACCTGGTTTCAGCCTACAGCTTCTGGGTATAGCCAGTTTGGACTATTGATGTATGCAATCGACAATGAAAGTGTGCCACCAATACTGGAGGGTCAAGATGCATTGTTTCCGCGGGATTATCTGTCACG TACGCCAAGAAATCATTGGGAAAACTCATTTGAGCATTTGAGACTCATCGACCATTGGATGTCACAGAAAAGATTTTCTGGAGGCATTTTACACAGCAAGAACTTAAGGACGTTTAAAGAGAACAAagctatatgttatccatattCTTTCGTAGTTTATAATGGCAAACCGGTTGGCCATCAG GATCTTGTCGGTTTGTTCATCTCCATTCTACTCTTGGGAGATTTTAGCATGGTCTTGCTCAGTTTGCTGCAGCTATATTCTATTTCACTGTTGAACTTTTTCCTAGTCTTATTTATTCTTCCTCTCGGTCTACTGTTCCCCTTCCCGGCTGGAATCAGTGCTTTGTTTAGTCGTGGACCTAAACGGGCAGCAGGTCTTGCGCGCATATATGCTTTATGGAATATCACATCCTTGATCAATGTC GGTGTTGCGTTTACGTGTGGATTGATTCATTATGCGACCCACTCGAGGAAAAAGCACTCCAACTTTCAGTCCTGGAATTTTAGCAT GGATGAAAGTGAATGGTGGGTGCTTCCCTGCGGCTTGGCACTCTGTAAACTCGTGCAGTCGCGACTCATCGATTGCCATGTGGCGAACCAGGAAATTCAGGATCACTCATTGTACAGCAGCGACCCCGACGTTTTCTGGCAGTCATGA
- the LOC103449889 gene encoding glutathione hydrolase 3: MGQQSSEAPLLGSHGLANKSKKTTGPLWLLLFTFLAIIIFVGLIFGGDTNGWLLEGSNKHNDGKFGGNESDVVESENGVVAADDARCSEIGASTLRQGGHAVDAAVATALCLGVVNSMASGIGGGAFMLVRSSATSQTQAFDMRETAPLAASQNMYESNPKAKVEGALSMGVPGEIAGLHEAWLQHGRIAWRTLFQPAIKLARDGYVVAPYLGRYLSALRDDILSDPGLRQVFAPNGKMLKEGDTCYNVELGRSLEAVAELGPQAFYNGTLGEKLVKDVREAGGILTMEDLRNYKVNVVDAVAANVMGYTIFGMPPPSSGTLGLSLVLNIFNSYGTSDAAKGDLGLHRLIEALKHMFAIRMNLGDPAFVDTTKYASAMLSPSFAKKIRKKIFDNTTFPPEYYLHRWSQLRDHGTSHFCIVDADRNAVSVTSTVNYPFGAGVLSPSTGILLNNEMGDFSTPTDISPDHLPPAPANFIEPNKRPLSSMTPLIITKDNQLAGVLGGSGGMNIIPAVTQVFVNHFVLGMDPLDAVQSPRIYHRLIPNIVCYENMTVIDGDHIELSDERKLFLQQRGHQLQAQAGGAITQLIVQTLQNPANIGRKGGKNSNEQIFHGRLTAVSDPRKDGKPAAV; the protein is encoded by the exons ATGGGGCAGCAGAGCTCGGAAGCTCCACTCCTGGGCAGTCATGGTTTGGCCAATAAGAGCAAAAAGACTACCGGTCCTCTCTGGCTCCTCCTGTTTACGTTTCTAGCCATCATCATCT TTGTAGGCCTTATATTCGGAGGGGACACAAATGGCTGGTTACTTGAAGGATCAAACAAACACAATGATGGGAAATTTGGAGGCAATGAATCTGACGTAGTTGAGTCAGAAAATGGAGTTGTTGCTGCAGATGATGCAAGGTGTTCCGAAATCGGAGCATCAACGCTCAGGCAGGGAGGGCATGCTGTTGATGCAGCAGTGGCAACTGCATTGTGCCTTGGTGTTGTTAATTCCATGGCAAGTGGGATAGGAGGTGGAGCTTTCATGCTTGTGAGATCTTCAGCAACCTCCCAAACCCAAGCGTTTGATATGAGGGAAACTGCCCCATTAGCTGCTTCACAG AACATGTATGAGAGCAATCCGAAAGCCAAGGTTGAAGGTGCATTGTCAATGGGAGTTCCGGGTGAGATAGCCGGTCTCCATGAAGCTTGGTTGCAACACGGGCGTATCGCTTGGAGGACTTTATTTCAACCTGCAATAAAACTAGCTAGAGATGGATATGTTGTTGCTCCTTATCTGGGACGATATCTAAGTGCATTAAGAGATGATATTTTAAGTGATCCTGGCTTAAGGCAAGTGTTTGCACCAAATGGGAAGATGTTAAAGGAAGGCGATACATGCTACAATGTGGAACTTGGCCGGAGCTTAGAGGCGGTGGCGGAACTTGGGCCGCAAGCATTCTATAACGGCACTCTTGGCGAGAAATTAGTCAAGGATGTGAGAGAGGCTGGTGGGATCTTGACAATGGAGGATCTGAGGAATTACAAGGTGAATGTTGTGGATGCAGTGGCTGCGAATGTGATGGGCTACACAATTTTTGGAATGCCTCCTCCTTCGAGTGGAACATTGGGGCTCTCTTTG GTTCTGAACATTTTCAACAGCTATGGAACTTCAGATGCTGCAAAAGGAGATCTTGGTCTACACCGCTTGATTGAAGCGTTGAAACACATGTTTGCAATCCGAATGAACTTGGGCGACCCTGCGTTCGTAGATACAACTAAATACGCCTCTGCTATGCTTTCCCCATCATTCGCAAAGAAAATTCGGAAGAAGATATTTGACAACACGACTTTCCCTCCTGAGTACTATCTGCACAG GTGGAGTCAGCTCAGAGATCATGGAACAAGTCATTTCTGCATAGTAGATGCAGACAGAAATGCAGTTTCGGTTACTAGCACCGTAAATTACCCTTTTGGAGCTGGAGTGCTTTCTCCTTCTACCGGAATTCTGCTCAACAACGAGATGGGTGACTTTTCAACCCCAACGGATATATCCCCCGACCATCTCCCTCCTGCTCCGGCAAATTTTATCGAACCAAACAAGAGGCCTTTATCTTCCATGACTCCGCTTATTATCACAAAG GACAATCAGTTGGCCGGGGTTCTTGGCGGCAGTGGCGGAATGAACATAATTCCAGCAGTAACCCAGGTTTTCGTTAATCATTTCGTGTTAGGGATGGACCCGTTAGATGCAGTTCAAAGTCCAAGGATCTACCACAGG CTGATACCGAACATAGTTTGCTACGAGAACATGACAGTCATAGATGGCGATCACATCGAGCTTTCAGACGAAAGAAAGCTGTTCTTGCAACAGCGGGGTCATCAGTTACAGGCTCAGGCAGGGGGAGCCATCACTCAGCTCATTGTCCAAACCCTTCAAAATCCTGCAAACATAGGCCGGAAAGGCGGAAAGAATTCTAACGAACAAATATTTCACGGTAGGCTCACCGCTGTAAGTGACCCGAGAAAGGACGGGAAGCCTGCAGCTGTATGA